In a genomic window of candidate division WOR-3 bacterium:
- a CDS encoding FlgD immunoglobulin-like domain containing protein has translation MKKLGILLAGLFLLVSADTLLIETFDTNWTPANPPAGWIIIRDSLNPHPPQYLDDWHREPANAAPWINHPTPYAAIMWQLNPNQTPDIIISPVINCSAFRNIVLYCSTYFSHKLSNPYTAQIRYSIDGGATFPYVLRDYYGQNVGPGILESLNLSSAARQESVRIAWVFQGNLFDINWWFFDDVVVTGESILPYDIRCARIIRPDYYELPGNLIPQARFRNIGLYDQFNIPVFAELFDSLGNTLYMWADTIDTLLALSGEKVAFFDSTTFPLTTGRYTIRFWHAADSDYNRTNDTLQRTFIVSPLEELVHDNGAPAGYLSWPVGHYGWCTQFITATPVYLESLKLYLRAPVNPAFRRYQLAVALDDGSGNPGPFIYKTPVLYAQPGAGWNSVFVADTGEQITVAGSFYIFYLQVGEPPEAPELGIDNSLNYPNSYWEYYADGTRYPVAPAGDLLLRVFVNHDPITPVQTDARVTFIEQPLYEFIQRPYNAVCPLRAHVQNFGLDTLYSVAAICSIIDATNGSVYYNYTANIAMLTPGQTIAVDFPNWVPYYGVPCSIIVRANTSSSIQPDLQPQNDDKRYGFDVIKGAFTGRHIAGYAWIDSDTLTGPVYDWIDTTGFNILFTSGDDERIFVPIGFNFPWSDTTYDNCYVTTNGWLSLGPDPHTALPTPTRIPNESLPNALIAPWWQDLVVSGAGRVYYRTFGTEPNRKFVVIWQDVNIKGTDTTNTITFEAILNENGTVVFQYRDVETGSLVYNNGRCASIGVENRDGTAGVNYLFSFPPMSTATNDLQNRLTPGRAIKLYREFRDAAALDIIQPATYVFPETILPVIKVQNYGTVGDTIMAFLRISPGGYLDSILITGLLPGRDTTVTLATPWFGRGTFTAICSTAMTGDVNPGNDVFSRVFVSSPWVQRADIPVGPARRRVKDASLVYAPTTGRLYALKGGNSNEFYAYDIATGTWESLPSMPLDPSGKKARDGCDLTFNRFQGTAGTIYAIKGGGTADFYAYDIATSTWTPKRSLSVRNFNFRLPKRGAALAYVPTRGPQGTVYCAPGNNSLTFIAYDVAADTWSRCPDVPFNPLRKRTCRYGTDMVYDGDSIIYLLKGSNTTEVWKYYPQFDTWAMTTLDQVSMIGNRNRRVKNGGALAWLNGSLFVLKGGNTQEFWSYRIGGPDTWSRRSDLPVALTGKRVRPKRGAAMAGTDSAVFCLKGSSVYEFWEYRPHTDSLGNALFASAPDRQGVQSRNTALPAKLNLAVYPTPATAERLRIAFNLPHNARLQLRIYDATGALIRTLADGSVPAGSYTVSWDGRTDQGKRAAPGIYFIKLETGSTRLTRKLILER, from the coding sequence ATGAAAAAGTTGGGTATTCTGCTGGCAGGACTCTTCCTGCTGGTTTCTGCCGATACCCTGCTCATTGAAACATTTGACACGAACTGGACACCGGCAAATCCGCCTGCCGGCTGGATCATCATCCGCGACTCCCTCAACCCCCATCCACCCCAGTACCTTGACGACTGGCACCGGGAGCCGGCGAATGCTGCACCCTGGATCAACCATCCGACCCCTTATGCTGCGATCATGTGGCAGCTCAACCCGAACCAGACCCCGGACATCATCATCTCGCCGGTCATCAACTGCTCCGCCTTCCGCAACATCGTCCTCTACTGCAGCACCTACTTCTCCCACAAACTGTCCAACCCCTACACCGCCCAGATCCGCTACTCCATTGATGGCGGTGCCACCTTCCCCTATGTCCTGCGTGACTATTACGGACAGAATGTCGGTCCGGGTATACTGGAATCCCTGAACCTGTCAAGTGCTGCCCGCCAGGAAAGCGTGCGCATCGCCTGGGTCTTCCAGGGTAACCTGTTTGACATCAACTGGTGGTTCTTTGATGATGTGGTGGTTACCGGCGAATCAATCCTGCCTTATGACATCCGCTGTGCCCGGATCATCCGGCCTGATTATTATGAACTGCCGGGCAACCTGATTCCGCAGGCACGCTTCCGCAACATCGGGCTTTATGACCAGTTTAATATTCCGGTCTTTGCCGAACTTTTTGACAGCCTCGGCAATACACTTTATATGTGGGCAGATACCATTGATACCCTGCTGGCACTTTCCGGGGAAAAGGTTGCCTTCTTTGACTCCACGACATTCCCGCTGACCACCGGCCGGTATACCATCCGGTTCTGGCATGCCGCCGACTCGGACTATAACCGCACCAATGACACCCTGCAGCGCACCTTCATCGTCTCACCGCTCGAGGAACTGGTCCATGACAACGGCGCTCCTGCCGGCTATCTCTCCTGGCCTGTGGGGCATTACGGCTGGTGCACCCAGTTCATCACTGCGACACCGGTCTATCTTGAATCCCTCAAGCTCTATCTGCGGGCACCGGTAAACCCGGCATTCCGGCGCTACCAGCTCGCAGTCGCACTTGATGATGGCAGTGGCAACCCGGGTCCATTCATTTACAAGACTCCGGTACTCTATGCCCAGCCGGGTGCCGGCTGGAACTCGGTGTTTGTTGCCGACACCGGCGAACAGATCACCGTTGCCGGCAGCTTCTACATCTTCTACCTTCAGGTCGGCGAACCGCCAGAGGCACCGGAACTGGGCATTGACAACAGCCTCAACTATCCCAACAGCTACTGGGAGTATTATGCGGACGGCACCCGCTATCCGGTTGCACCAGCAGGCGACCTGTTGCTGCGGGTGTTTGTCAATCATGACCCGATCACCCCGGTGCAGACCGATGCCCGGGTCACCTTCATTGAACAGCCGCTTTACGAATTCATCCAGCGCCCCTACAATGCGGTCTGTCCGCTCCGCGCCCATGTCCAGAACTTCGGACTGGATACCCTCTACAGCGTTGCCGCCATCTGCTCGATCATCGATGCCACCAACGGCAGTGTCTACTACAACTACACCGCCAATATTGCCATGCTCACCCCCGGGCAGACAATTGCGGTTGATTTCCCCAACTGGGTTCCCTATTACGGTGTCCCCTGCTCCATTATCGTCCGGGCAAACACCAGCAGTTCAATTCAGCCTGACCTCCAGCCGCAGAACGACGATAAACGCTACGGCTTTGATGTGATCAAGGGCGCCTTCACCGGCAGACATATTGCCGGCTATGCCTGGATTGACTCCGACACCCTCACCGGACCGGTCTATGACTGGATTGACACCACCGGCTTCAACATCCTGTTCACCAGCGGTGACGACGAACGCATCTTTGTGCCCATCGGCTTCAACTTCCCCTGGTCTGATACCACCTATGACAACTGCTATGTCACCACCAACGGCTGGCTCTCCCTTGGTCCGGACCCGCACACCGCATTGCCGACCCCGACCCGCATTCCCAACGAAAGCCTGCCCAACGCCCTCATCGCCCCCTGGTGGCAGGACCTGGTGGTCAGTGGTGCGGGCAGGGTCTACTATCGCACCTTCGGCACCGAACCCAACCGCAAATTTGTCGTCATCTGGCAGGATGTCAACATCAAGGGCACCGACACCACCAACACCATCACCTTTGAAGCAATCCTCAACGAAAACGGCACGGTGGTATTCCAGTACCGGGATGTCGAGACTGGCAGCCTCGTTTACAACAACGGCCGGTGTGCCTCCATCGGAGTCGAAAACAGGGATGGCACCGCCGGAGTCAACTACCTCTTCTCCTTCCCGCCGATGTCCACTGCCACGAACGACCTCCAGAACCGGCTCACTCCGGGCAGGGCGATCAAACTCTACCGCGAATTCCGGGACGCAGCCGCACTGGACATCATCCAGCCGGCAACCTATGTCTTCCCCGAGACCATCCTGCCGGTGATCAAGGTTCAGAACTACGGCACGGTCGGCGATACGATAATGGCATTTCTGCGCATCAGCCCGGGTGGTTATCTGGACTCCATCCTGATTACCGGACTCCTGCCGGGCAGAGACACAACTGTCACCCTTGCGACACCGTGGTTCGGTCGAGGCACCTTCACCGCGATCTGCTCCACCGCCATGACCGGTGATGTCAACCCGGGAAACGATGTATTCAGCCGGGTGTTTGTCTCCTCTCCCTGGGTCCAGCGTGCGGATATTCCGGTCGGACCGGCACGCCGCCGGGTCAAGGACGCCTCACTGGTCTATGCGCCCACCACCGGCAGGCTGTATGCGCTCAAGGGCGGCAACTCCAACGAATTCTACGCCTATGACATCGCCACCGGCACCTGGGAGTCCCTGCCGAGCATGCCCCTTGACCCATCGGGCAAGAAGGCAAGGGATGGCTGTGACCTGACCTTCAACCGGTTCCAGGGTACTGCCGGCACCATCTATGCGATCAAGGGCGGTGGTACTGCCGACTTCTACGCCTATGACATCGCCACCAGCACCTGGACGCCGAAGCGCTCTCTGAGCGTCCGCAACTTCAACTTCCGCCTGCCCAAGCGCGGTGCGGCGCTCGCCTATGTGCCCACCCGGGGTCCTCAGGGCACGGTCTACTGTGCACCGGGCAACAACTCGCTCACCTTCATCGCCTACGATGTTGCCGCTGACACCTGGTCCCGCTGTCCCGATGTTCCCTTCAACCCGCTGCGCAAGCGCACCTGCCGCTACGGCACCGACATGGTCTATGACGGCGACTCAATCATCTACCTGCTCAAGGGCTCCAATACCACCGAGGTCTGGAAATACTATCCCCAGTTTGACACCTGGGCGATGACCACACTGGATCAGGTGAGCATGATTGGCAACCGCAACCGCCGGGTCAAGAACGGCGGTGCCCTTGCCTGGCTCAACGGCAGTCTGTTTGTGCTCAAAGGTGGCAACACCCAGGAGTTCTGGTCCTACCGGATTGGCGGACCGGACACCTGGTCACGGCGCTCCGACCTCCCGGTTGCCCTCACCGGCAAACGGGTCCGGCCCAAGCGCGGTGCGGCAATGGCAGGCACCGACTCCGCGGTCTTCTGCCTCAAGGGTTCATCGGTCTACGAATTCTGGGAGTACCGTCCGCACACCGACTCACTCGGCAATGCCCTGTTCGCATCCGCGCCGGATCGGCAGGGGGTCCAGAGCCGGAATACAGCCCTGCCGGCAAAACTTAACCTTGCGGTCTACCCGACTCCGGCAACCGCAGAGCGTCTCCGGATCGCCTTCAACCTGCCTCATAACGCCCGGCTCCAGCTCCGCATCTACGATGCCACCGGTGCGCTCATCCGAACGCTGGCGGATGGTAGTGTGCCTGCGGGCAGTTACACCGTCAGCTGGGATGGACGCACAGATCAGGGCAAACGGGCAGCACCCGGGATCTACTTCATCAAACTGGAAACCGGCTCAACCCGGCTCACGCGGAAACTGATTCTGGAGCGCTGA
- a CDS encoding FAD:protein FMN transferase: MKRLVFLFAGVMLVVSGCGKRAPESDLKNLKAVDTTGSAFGSYLRVMAAGKDEAQVRRAVDSVFALCDYFNRLWSPFSESSEISRLNREGCLKVSADTRRLIEEGLKFGRLTRGAFDITVAPLMRLWGFRDRRFRVPLPGEVEAIRCFVGYERVRLGLGYKVVLEPGMEVDLGGIAVGYALDRVVEVLKQNGVEVGLVDAGGDIVVFGNYQAAIGVQNPRSEGVERVVVLRDCAIATSGDYQQFFEVDGKRYTHIMDPRTGYPAERCAAVTVRAPSAIEADVYSTALFVMGPEEGRRWLELHPELGVIFYVVSGDSLVRYEFGLKPDSGAGR, translated from the coding sequence ATGAAGCGGCTGGTTTTTCTGTTTGCAGGGGTGATGCTCGTTGTTTCCGGTTGCGGTAAGCGGGCGCCGGAGAGCGATTTGAAAAATCTGAAGGCGGTGGATACAACCGGTTCCGCATTCGGCAGTTATCTGCGGGTGATGGCAGCCGGGAAGGATGAGGCGCAGGTGCGCCGGGCGGTGGACAGTGTTTTTGCGCTCTGCGACTATTTCAACCGGCTGTGGTCGCCGTTTTCCGAGTCGAGCGAGATCTCCCGGCTGAACCGGGAGGGGTGTCTTAAGGTTTCAGCTGACACCCGCCGGCTGATTGAGGAGGGGCTGAAGTTTGGCCGGCTGACCCGGGGCGCATTTGACATTACCGTGGCACCGCTGATGCGGCTCTGGGGTTTCCGGGACCGGCGGTTCCGGGTGCCACTGCCCGGAGAGGTTGAGGCGATCAGGTGTTTTGTCGGTTATGAGCGGGTGCGGCTCGGTCTGGGCTATAAGGTTGTGCTGGAGCCGGGGATGGAGGTTGATCTGGGCGGGATTGCGGTCGGCTATGCGCTGGACCGGGTGGTGGAGGTGCTGAAGCAGAACGGGGTTGAGGTCGGGCTGGTGGATGCGGGCGGTGATATCGTGGTGTTCGGCAATTACCAGGCGGCAATCGGGGTGCAGAATCCGCGGAGTGAAGGGGTGGAGCGGGTGGTGGTGCTCAGGGATTGTGCGATCGCCACTTCGGGCGATTATCAGCAGTTTTTTGAGGTTGACGGGAAGCGTTACACTCACATCATGGACCCGCGCACCGGCTATCCGGCAGAGCGGTGTGCAGCGGTGACGGTGCGGGCACCGAGTGCGATTGAGGCGGATGTTTATTCGACCGCCCTGTTTGTGATGGGTCCGGAGGAGGGGAGGCGTTGGCTGGAGCTGCATCCGGAGCTGGGGGTAATCTTTTATGTGGTCAGTGGTGATTCGCTGGTCCGGTATGAGTTCGGGCTGAAGCCCGATTCCGGGGCAGGAAGATGA
- the rpsJ gene encoding 30S ribosomal protein S10 encodes MSLLRTSKKIRIKLKAYDHRLLDQSARDIVDVAKRTGAQVAGPVPLPTKRTLFTVLRSPHVDKKSREQFELRVHKRLIEISNATPEMVDALMKLEVPAGVEVEIKSA; translated from the coding sequence ATGAGTTTGTTAAGAACATCGAAGAAGATCAGAATCAAGCTCAAGGCGTATGATCACCGGCTGCTTGATCAGTCGGCACGGGATATCGTTGATGTCGCCAAGCGCACCGGCGCTCAGGTTGCCGGTCCGGTACCCCTGCCGACGAAGCGGACGCTGTTTACCGTGCTGCGTTCTCCGCATGTGGACAAGAAATCACGGGAGCAGTTTGAGCTGCGGGTGCATAAGCGGCTGATTGAGATTTCCAATGCGACCCCGGAGATGGTGGATGCGCTGATGAAGCTGGAAGTGCCGGCCGGGGTGGAAGTGGAGATTAAATCGGCATGA
- the rplC gene encoding 50S ribosomal protein L3, which translates to MIGLIGQKGEMTQFYDEQGQVVPVTAIEVGRCVVVGLRTREKHGYCAVQVGWGEASKRQRTKPYEGYFKKANLPVMRAVHEFRVESVDGFQPGQELKVDLFKPGDYVSVTGWTKGRGFAGGMKRWGWSGGPASHGSMSHRRIGSLGAGSSPGRVLPGRTLPGHYGCERVTVKNLKVIRVEPDTGVIYVKGAVPGYRGSQLLIRKAE; encoded by the coding sequence ATGATCGGACTGATCGGACAGAAGGGTGAGATGACCCAGTTCTATGATGAGCAGGGTCAGGTGGTGCCGGTGACCGCAATTGAGGTGGGCAGGTGCGTGGTCGTCGGGTTGAGGACCAGGGAGAAGCATGGCTACTGTGCGGTGCAGGTGGGCTGGGGTGAGGCAAGTAAAAGGCAGCGCACCAAGCCCTATGAGGGTTATTTCAAGAAGGCAAATCTGCCGGTGATGCGTGCGGTCCACGAGTTCCGGGTGGAAAGTGTTGATGGTTTCCAGCCCGGGCAGGAGCTGAAGGTGGATCTGTTCAAACCGGGTGATTATGTCTCGGTAACCGGCTGGACCAAAGGTCGAGGGTTTGCCGGCGGGATGAAGCGCTGGGGCTGGAGCGGCGGTCCGGCTTCGCACGGGTCAATGTCCCATCGCCGGATCGGTTCGCTGGGTGCCGGCTCTTCACCCGGCCGGGTCCTGCCCGGCAGGACACTGCCCGGACATTATGGTTGCGAGCGGGTGACGGTGAAGAATCTGAAGGTAATCAGGGTTGAGCCCGACACCGGTGTGATTTATGTCAAAGGGGCGG
- a CDS encoding DUF4321 domain-containing protein has product MKKRTMAAGGRSVGLLIVAIVVAAVSGSVISYFVAGVFPHGPVRDFFFKAVQFGVRELVLNLGFATVSFGISFYITTFTVLLVILAVYLWYRF; this is encoded by the coding sequence TTGAAGAAGCGGACGATGGCAGCAGGCGGTCGTTCAGTCGGACTTCTGATTGTGGCGATTGTGGTCGCTGCGGTTTCGGGGAGTGTGATTTCCTATTTTGTCGCCGGGGTTTTTCCCCATGGTCCGGTCCGGGATTTTTTCTTCAAGGCGGTGCAGTTCGGAGTGCGGGAGCTTGTGCTGAATCTGGGGTTTGCGACCGTGAGTTTTGGCATTTCATTTTATATCACCACCTTTACCGTGCTGCTGGTAATTCTCGCGGTTTATCTCTGGTACCGTTTTTAG
- the amrS gene encoding AmmeMemoRadiSam system radical SAM enzyme, with protein sequence MSGAVRHPVAKYWHSEDGRVRCLLCPNRCLIAPGKTGRCLGRRNVEGRLIAENYGEVVSWAIDPVEKKPLYHFYPGEEIFSVATYGCNLLCPFCQNWEISQCRAPTRYIPPEELVKMVQDAGLRLVSYTYTEPLIWFEYVLDCGRLMHEAGIRNVLVTNGMVEPEPLEEILPVIDAMNIDLKSIREEFYRDYVQGFLPAVLNTIRQAKVRCHIELTTLLIPGRNDSEAELEALTDFVAGLGRDTVLHFSRYFPRHKAREPVTPEATLIRAAEIAKRKLDYVYLGNVHLGPEFRDTFCPGCGTVLVDRSGYQGRVVNVEAGRCRVCHRQVELIL encoded by the coding sequence ATGAGCGGAGCGGTGCGCCATCCGGTGGCAAAATACTGGCATTCTGAGGATGGCAGGGTGCGGTGTCTTCTGTGTCCGAACCGGTGTCTGATCGCACCGGGGAAGACCGGCAGGTGTCTGGGCAGGCGGAATGTTGAGGGCAGGCTGATTGCAGAGAATTACGGCGAGGTGGTCTCCTGGGCAATTGATCCGGTGGAGAAGAAGCCGCTTTATCACTTTTATCCCGGAGAGGAGATTTTCTCCGTTGCCACCTACGGGTGTAATCTGCTGTGTCCTTTCTGTCAGAACTGGGAGATCTCCCAGTGCCGGGCACCGACACGGTATATCCCTCCTGAGGAGCTGGTGAAGATGGTGCAGGATGCCGGACTGAGGCTGGTCTCCTATACCTATACCGAGCCTCTGATCTGGTTTGAGTATGTCCTGGACTGCGGACGGCTGATGCATGAAGCCGGGATCAGGAATGTGCTGGTGACAAACGGGATGGTTGAGCCCGAGCCGCTTGAGGAGATTCTGCCGGTGATCGATGCGATGAATATTGATCTGAAGTCAATCCGGGAGGAGTTCTACCGGGATTATGTGCAGGGGTTTCTGCCCGCGGTGCTGAATACAATCCGGCAGGCAAAAGTCAGATGTCACATCGAGCTGACGACGCTGCTGATTCCGGGAAGAAATGATTCCGAGGCGGAGCTGGAGGCGCTTACCGATTTTGTTGCCGGTCTGGGCAGAGATACGGTGCTGCATTTTTCCCGGTATTTTCCCCGGCACAAGGCTCGTGAACCGGTGACACCCGAGGCGACGCTGATCCGGGCGGCAGAGATTGCAAAGCGGAAGCTGGATTATGTCTATCTGGGGAATGTGCATCTCGGTCCGGAGTTCCGGGATACCTTCTGTCCCGGTTGCGGGACGGTGCTGGTGGACCGGAGCGGTTATCAGGGCAGGGTGGTGAATGTCGAGGCGGGGAGATGCCGGGTGTGTCACCGGCAGGTTGAGCTGATTCTGTGA